CTATGGACAAAAACCGACCCAATGGCGAACATAACCTCGTGGAATGGGCTAGACCGCATCTAGGAGAGAAAAGAAGGTTCTACCGGTTAATAGACCCTCGCTTGGAGGGTCACTTCTCCATAAAAGGAGCTCAGAAAGCAGCTAGTTTGGCTGCACATTGCCTTAGTAGAGATCCAAAGGCAAGGCCTCTCATGAGTGAAGTCGTAGAAGCTTTAAAGCCTCTGCCAAACCTCAAGGACATGGCTAGTTCATCATATTATTTCCAGACAATTCAAGCCGACCGGTTCAGTGCAAGCCCGAATACTAGAAACGGACGAACACAAGGCGCATTACTGACGCGGAACGGGCAGCATCCGAGGAGCCTTTCGATACCACATGGTACACATGCATCTCCATATCACCATCAGTTTCCCCAACAATCACCAAAACCAAATGGAAAGGCACAGAGTTGATGaaattttccattttctttgCTACCCTTCTTCGTTTCATTATTTCTAAGTATAGATGTCAGTTCAGTCAATCAAGCCATTTGTTCATGGAAAACTTGAGAGCAAAAGAAGCATCTTTTGTTTTATAATGTGTTATGAAGAAGAATGTAAGGGAAGGTGAATCTTATTGAGCAACTTTGTCCTGTCAAAATTGTCAACCTATGTGTTTCTTCAGGTTGTTTGGAAAATATTCAAGATTATTATTAGCACCTCAAATTTATATTCTTTTGCTTAAACAATTTCTTTTCCCCATTTGCCACCATAATCCCTTAATCTTTTCTCTTTTGTGCCATCAAACTCTGCGGCTCTCCTTAAATTATTCAGGCGCTTTTTGTTCATGGAAAGATGAGAAAGTAGatttattgaattaattatgTCCTGTTGTTTGTTCCTACATGATCCTGAAAGCTTATATCCTAGTTGTGGTTAAAAAACCTAAGGCTGTGTTTGAAAACAcgaattaaatttgatttgaaacataaaaaattgtCTCATTAAAGCCATCtgatgaaataaaattttgactagtacataaaataataataaacaatacTTGGCAttgtaagtcattttcatcatGCAGATCAATGAGAATACAAGCTCTCAACTGAATAAAATTGTAATTAAGAGAGTCAagtttatcattaatttttcagttattatatgaataaaattgtttgattcaattatttattaccttaaaaatttaatcaatgctatttcctaaaaaatataataaaacttattttacaatacttttgtttaacttatttaattttgatgtatttttaatgtaaaaaaatttaaatgtatcGAATTATATAATGTtataccaataaaaataaatatcttttatattCATGACAGAAAttggttattaaaaaaatattaatacatCAACATTAGGCTCATTTTTTTAGATATGGCAGGAGTGTGCGTTGTGCGTGGATGTGGAGAGCATACTGAAACAGCGGGAAAGAAATCGGACTATCCAAATCGGACTATCCAATTTCTTTGTTAAAAGAAATTTGTCCTTTAATCGGACAGTCCAAGTTGTGTGAGAGggagaatttgaattttagctAAACTAATCGGATCATCTGATTTGtgtattctaaatttttttaattatttaaacacAAATTGAAGGGTCCGAGTACAAAAATCGAACGGTCCAATTTTTACTCTTAACATCAAATATCCATACACTCCATAACCGGGTCCTACATCATTCTTCTCTCCATATCTAGATTAAAAATTGTCACATTAAACTAACTTGGGAATATTaataactgaaaaaaaaaaaaaagaaaaagagtgcgACAAGATTGATAAAGAACAATTAAGAATCTGGCATGCGAATTAGGGAAAAGGTAACTCCTTTAGAACGAATCTGTTGTGTTGTGCTGCTGTCAGGATTCAATTCCCGCTGACGAAAAATTCACCGTCTTGTGTTGTGGTGAGACAAAAATcacttttttcctttcttcatttCACAATTTCGTTGTCTTTAACAGTTACAGAACTCTCCAATTTCACTCTATTTCCCACTTGCAATTCACAATTCATTACGTTTCGCATTTGATCCACTTGCAGTCCTTTTTCTGTGTTCGTTTCTTTCAGCTTATTCTCGATAATCGTTTATCTCTCTGCTGACGTGGCTTTGTTTGTTATTAGCTTCTGTGTACTTGATTCTGTTTAATAGAATTTGTTAATCCTATTTTTTAATGTGCTCACTTTTCCCTTTGAATTCAAACGCATAAAGTGGGGAGATTTTCCAAATGTCTCacaaaaggtgataaaatcatTAGGTCTTGGTGAATGGTGATAGTAGACAATCTATTACCTATCACatgatgaaaatttaattttgtctgtCTTTGTTTTGTTCAATTATGATTAAGATTTGTGTTACATTTGAATGGGGTGTGAGACCTAGTAGCCTGGAGTATATAAGAAACATTTCTCTTCAGTTATTGTTTGTAGATTCCAATTATTTTGACCAGAATTCAATCATTCTGTTCTTTAATATGCTTTAATAGTTATCCtttcccctttttatttttggaatttaaGTTGTTACATATTTCATGCATTACTTATGGAGCTTATTGAATATAATCCCAAGTTCTGCATCTGTgatgtataaaaatatttgaggCATAACTGTTGGATTGGCGTCTTATTTTTGGTGCAGGGTTCCTAAAAGATGGGGCTAGCTCTTGGTTGTCTTCAAGTGGACCAGTCAACGGTAGCTATCAAGGAAGTTTTTGGGAAGTTCGATGATGTGCTTGAACCCGGTTGCCACTTTGTGCCTTGGTGTCTTGGCAATCAAGTAGCTGGTTACCTTTCTTTGCGTGTGCAGCAGCTTGATGTTTGTTGCGAAACCAAGACGAAGgtttgttcttatttctatgCAAGACAAAGGATTTGTCTAACTATATGATTGTGTTGAGCAACTGTCTTATGacataaaatgataaaatacaTAGACACAAGATAGAGACAAGTTAAACAAAAAATGTGTTAGGAGTTTTGTCCTAGACAAAGACATTTAATTTGTTTCTGTATTTATCCATTTTCGCAAACAAATTTGTATATCCCAATGTCTTTTTGTCTTTCTCTTGAGACACCTACCAAACAAGGCCTATCATTATAAGTACTTCAGTTCAATGTTATCTTTTAGTGTCTGTTCATTACCTATGCATGTTCATCTTTTACTACTATAGATATTGCAattgtttttcttctctcttgaTTTTATTTGCTTACCTGATCTTGATATATCCAATACCATTAGGACAACGTCTTTGTCACCGTTGTTGCTTCTATCCAATATCGAGCACTTGCAGAAGGTGCCGTAGATGCATTTTACAAGCTTAGCAATACCAGAGCACAGATTCAAGCCTATGTCTTTGATGGTGTGGATTCGTGACGTATACTCCTCCAAGAAATTGGTTTCTTTGGATGTATCTGTATGTTCAGGATGAGATTGACAAGCTTATGTTGTTATTGCAGTTATTAGGGCAAGTGTTCCAAAGATGGAACTAGACGCCTCTTTTGAACAGAAGAATGAAATTGCGAAAGCTGTAGAGGAAGAACTTGAAAAGGTAACTCATTTTTATGTACCTATTTTTTTACTTCTCCCTATTTCTCTATGCTGAGAACCAACGGTTTAGTTACTCataatattgatttttttgctTTCAAATAGGCAATGTGTGCTTATGGCTATGAGATAGTTCAGACTCTTATTGTGGATATCGAACCAGATGAGCATGTCAAGAGAGCCATGAACGAGATAAATGCTGGTATTCTTTCTGGATCTGCATCAtcatacatttttattagatcagagttgtattttttgtttctcaGAGACATGCAAATAGAAGAAATAGAAAATTTCCTGTCGAGAAGGAAATTCTATTAGTATCGATGTAATTCAGTGTCTAGTCTTCCTTTCAGCAAAAACGTTTCATTTCTAAATCTACACTATACTTTATTCGTTGAAAATAGCTGCGAGATTGAGGGTGGCTGCAAATGAGAAGGCCGAGGCGGAGAAGATTCTGCAGATTAAGAGAGCAGAAGGAGAAGCGGAGTCGAAGTATCTAGCAGGGCTTGGAATAGCCCGTCAACGCCAAGCCATAGTTGATGGCCTGAGGGACAGCGTGCTAGCCTTCTCAGAGAATGTCCCTGGGACAACATCAAAGGATGTCATGGACATGGTTCTGGTCACCCAATATTTTGATACATTGAAGGAAATCGGTGCATCCTCAAAATCCAATTCTGTTTTCGTTCCACATGGACCGGGAGCTGTTAAAGATATTTCTTCACAAATTAGAGAAGGTCTTCTTCAAGGAAATGTGGCTTAATCTTGAAATTTAGCATTCACATCAGTGGACAGTTGAGTTTAGCCTCTCAACTTTAGctgcatattttcttgtttttgccATGACTTCTAAGCTGTTTGGTATGTCTtcaatatttttcctttttctctttccatTTGGTTCCATTGGAAAACATGTCCCCATATTTTGAATGTTTGTTATATTACAACAGACTCATCCgttagaaatataaataatcGTTAATatgggaagaaaagaaaatgtggTGTAAGAAGGGTCAACTCTATGTGGGAAAAGGAGTTTCCCTTTTAAAATGCAGATTATTATGGGCAAGATCTTGCATTGTTAATTCAATTAATTGGATTATGTATCAAGATAATCTAATGGTTTAGATTCTATTATGGTTTTAGACCATCGTTGTTACTAAATCTACAATATTAGATATCCACTTAGCCAGCAAATACAGATTCCAACAAAACTGGGGTGTTACAAGCTTTTGTCACGAGTATTATGATTGTCAATATAACCAAAAACTAGATGCATTTACTACTGTCCTCTGCGTTAAATTTTCGATATACACTGAACAAGAATCTGATTTACAGAAACTATCACCTTTCAAGTTCAAAAACAACTCAAAGGTGAATCAATCAATGCCTTCCGTGTTGATTCGTTGAATAAAATACaggcaaatttaaaatttgtttataattatttttacatcCCAAGCCCACCAAGATATGTAACGATAATCAAGAACTCCAAAATGAAGGACTAAATGTTCATTGGGAAAGTGAATCCCCACCACTAAACTTATTGCCTCCACAATGAGAGACACGATCGATGAAATCGCAGAACCAAACTAAGCTCTAAGGCTTCAAGGCCACGGCAAGACCAACCTTTGCACTCTTCTCAATTGCCCCGGTATCCACTTCACCTGAGAGAGAGACCCGGGTTCTTGGATTCCAATCATGCTGGATCACAGCATTGGCCCTGCCATAGTTGTTCACCCGAGCTTTCACCAATGTTAGGGGGTCAAGTGCATGCTGTGTGCCAATAGTCAGCATGTTTTCATTGCTAGAAAAGCTGTGAGAAAGCTCGGCACCAACAGCAGTGTTTGTCAACGGGCTTACAACATGATAGTATGATGCATTGACGGTGTCACCCTTATCATTTCTACATTCATTAACAAAgttataacataaaaattataaataataataataacaacaaaaggGGGGCAAAAAGGTAACAATTTAGGTTGCATAAGAAAACAGATAAGCCTATCTATAAAATTGGAGGCCATAGTTACTAACTAAAAAGTGTTCGGTGTTTGGCCTACTTACACGGTTAGGGACGCAATAAGGTCAGCATGAGTGAAGTTTAGCCCTGCATTATATTTGATAAAGTTTCCAGAGGCAGTATCGAATGAAAGATCAGTCCCAACAGCAACCAAATCATTTCCGACCACACCAGAAAAGTTAACAATGGGAGTTGCTGTCAATCCAAGGCTGGTGCTTATTCCAGCATACTCGTGCCGGTACTGGAGTTCAACCTATTAAACACCAATAGAGAGGAAATAAACTTATTGAGAATAACTTTATATGCCAGAATAGGTTAGCCACAAGTTAATACAAGAAAATCTATATTGACTTTCTATGCCATCGATCATCGATCGATACTAACTATTTTGAGAtatatcaaagaaaaattactaTTCTCTTTACCTTGCCAGATTTCTGATCTGGGAAAATGAAGCTAAAAATGGATTTGAGTCCAGGTGCAGGTTCATCCACGGTAACAGTAGTAAGCAGCTGAAAAGTATCCAAGTCAATATAAAAGCTTGTAAAATATACATTGCAAAAGCTCTAACTAATCACTAAATTTTTGTCATATTGAGACTTGTGTATTCATTAGGCAACTTAAATATAAAAGCATACGTTAACTTCTTATCACATTACAAAAATGATTAAAGGTATAGCAAATGTTTGCTTTTGTTATGGTCACACAAAAGTAACTAGACACGAAACTTCTACAAATAGACAAAATGGGAGTGAACTAGTTATATACTCCCTGGATTCCATATTGATAATATGTAAGCCTATATGAATATACCTTAATATACGAATCGTTGTACCAGAAACATTCAAAACAACTACCAAAAATGGAATGGAGGGAGTATCACTAATGAGACATCCCATGCAAAAACGGCAGCTACAATTAAAAAGTAATCGTTACAATTGTAAAATCAACTAGTATCAAGGGCAAAATCATGCCAGCAATAAAGTTCAACTCACATTTGAATTCGAGTCAACTTTAATATCGGTTGTGATGTTCTTGTTCTTCAGCTTAGTGTTGACATCTGCCAAATATATCTCACCCTTCCTGATTCCAGTTGAAGTGATTTCCTGAGTATAGAAACACCAATTGGAACTATAAAATCAGCAGAATCGatcacaaaaattaaaagaataattataataataacccaaatagtagaaaaatataatgaaatttagaaaatgattaaaaaatacataaaaagcTCCAATCAATAAAACAATACTTCCATGATTAAACTGCACCAGAAAATTCTACTTCcaacataaaatttattgtaaaatttaCCCCCAAAATATGAGCTTACCACTCCAGTGGAAGTGTAAGTGGTGATAGTGAACTTGTGGTCGTTCTGATAATCCTTGAACAGAAGCTCTGCAATTCAATTTTTTGGTACAAATTAAACGAAAACAAATCCATCAACAGACAGGGAAAAAACTGAATGATtaagaaaagtgaaaaagaaaaaaaaatcagatacCTCGAGCTTTCTTTCCGATATCGGAGTAGAGACCTGGACCATTCACCATGTTTTTCCCCGGAAAATAGAAACTAGGATttatgagaaaagaaaaaaacgagGGAAAATCTGTGTAGCGTGTAACGTGTTCGAGGGTTTGAGCAATGCGAAGAACAAACCCTAATATTTGGGGAAGTGTTCGCCGAAACACAGAGGATGATCTACAGCCGTCGGATGTAATGTTAGATGAGGAGATGAATCTGTGGCCGTTGATTCGTAACACGAGGAAGTGGTGGCTCGAGAATCGGAACAAGGTGTTAAGTACTGGCGGCATATTCCGCCTCCATTTTGgattctttcattttattttctttttcaatttatttattttgtttataaaaaattggAATGTGTGACTGTTAGTATTTGATAATGCACGTGTCCAATACAATGGCACGTGTATTTTTCCTTTTAtcttaaagaaaaacaaattggGAGCATaaggaaaatttgttgttaAAGGGACTTGTGTTTGTGCTAAAACTATAGTGAATGATgatcaacaaaaagaaaaacaatacaATAGTGAATAATAGCGAGAGGGagctatataaaaaatatatcacttATAGTGTGTTATATTGAATTGAATTCTTTTTATAGTTAATTGCGAGGGCAAAATACATAGACCACCCAATTGAAGTTCAATATTACTAATATCATCCAAAGTAAGAAAAGGTTGATGGAGTATCTAAAGCTTCTTTTTATGTAAATCGAACTAGgatattttgatttataaatGTACTAAATTGAATtaggtaaaatatatttattaggaCAGTTTAAACTAcgcataatttaaattagaccaAGTAGATTTAGCacataatttttaaatctaTGGTAATTTGAATTAAGCTGTTTCGAATTAATCCATAGTCTAGTATCTATAATAAATTGAAATAGGTAATTACGATTTAGTCAATAGTAAATCTAACCTACTTAATTCGATTTACATAAGACCCTCTACCCACATTAAATCTAATTCACCTATTTCAATTTAAATGCAGCTTCACtctatataattcgaatccACTTTATTCGAATTACATGTTACCATTTCAAGTTCCCATCAAATCCAGAGAAAACGACGCTGCCTAACATAATGAAAGACGACTCGAATCGGATCTACTGCTTATATGGAGTCGCACATATCGCTGGTAGCGTGTACGCTGAGGTTAGTAcaacaaaacttaaaatttcgTTTTAGGGGCTCCACCCTGGTGGGGATCTGGGACCACATCATCAATGCCGGCCACTTCAAACGCAGCATCAACTACCGGCACAGTATCAACTCATTTTTGTGTCACGAGTGCGGTCTAGATCAGCAGCAAAGGGCGGGGAAGCCACCAAACATGCATTAGGCTCAATCACAGGCAGAGATGAAGAGACATCACCAGGCCTCGAACTCGACTCGGCGGCCGTGGCTGAATGTAGAGGAATCCGGTTAGAACCTTCCGAGCTAAAGACCACATCCACAAGTTTGGCCAATAGCTCAGGGGTCCTCACGTCCGAGAATTGTCGACGACAGTGAAACAGCACTTCCAAGTCTTCATCACTGGTTATGACGAACAAATCATACTTCACATCATTCCGCAAAATCGAAATCGGAATTCTGTAGAATAACTTCTCCATCTGTTTCATGCCTTGCAAACCCAGTTTTCGGATTATATTATCCTTAAACTCTAATGAAAACACTAAGCGGATCCTTATCTGTATACTTAATTCGAAACACATTTTTTCTTAATCGACCCTCTATAGTGTACGAAAACCAAAAAGCTCTCATCACTAACTATTGTGAGGCTCACTACTATGATAGAGAATTCACATTTCACAATATTTATACACATTGGCTCCCTTCTAAATCGAATTACCTTGCTTCTATTTAAATATGTTGTTGAAACAATAGTAAATCTGCTTAACCTaatttgaataatgtgtttTGGTCTCCAATAAGGTAAATTGAAATAGCCTAATTCGATTTACTTTGAACGAAACCATCCATTCATAGATCTGACTAGCCTGTTTTGATTTACTCgattcaaatataaattaaaattgtctaatttaatttatatatggcCTAATAATTCTACCTAACCTAATTCAATTTACTAATATAAATTGCAACTCAAATTACTCTAATTCAATTTATACAAAGATCACTctaattcaatttatataaagAAGACCTTTGGATGATCCACTTACCATTTTGCTGCTTTGAGTGATATTGATAATATTTACCTCCCTTTAATTTATTCAAGTATTTTGCCCTAATTGCGATGTATTGTTAACAGTACATATTATTTTCCTATATTCTAATTAGATATATGAATTTCATATAATTATATAGATGGTTTATTatcaattaaatatttttattaatgtgttGATGcatatttaagtatttttgtaaaaaatttgtaatttttgtatattataaatgtaaaaaaaatacaaacaattataaa
The genomic region above belongs to Arachis duranensis cultivar V14167 chromosome 3, aradu.V14167.gnm2.J7QH, whole genome shotgun sequence and contains:
- the LOC107481250 gene encoding hypersensitive-induced response protein 1 — translated: MGLALGCLQVDQSTVAIKEVFGKFDDVLEPGCHFVPWCLGNQVAGYLSLRVQQLDVCCETKTKDNVFVTVVASIQYRALAEGAVDAFYKLSNTRAQIQAYVFDVIRASVPKMELDASFEQKNEIAKAVEEELEKAMCAYGYEIVQTLIVDIEPDEHVKRAMNEINAAARLRVAANEKAEAEKILQIKRAEGEAESKYLAGLGIARQRQAIVDGLRDSVLAFSENVPGTTSKDVMDMVLVTQYFDTLKEIGASSKSNSVFVPHGPGAVKDISSQIREGLLQGNVA
- the LOC107481249 gene encoding mitochondrial outer membrane protein porin of 36 kDa; protein product: MVNGPGLYSDIGKKARELLFKDYQNDHKFTITTYTSTGVEITSTGIRKGEIYLADVNTKLKNKNITTDIKVDSNSNLLTTVTVDEPAPGLKSIFSFIFPDQKSGKVELQYRHEYAGISTSLGLTATPIVNFSGVVGNDLVAVGTDLSFDTASGNFIKYNAGLNFTHADLIASLTVNDKGDTVNASYYHVVSPLTNTAVGAELSHSFSSNENMLTIGTQHALDPLTLVKARVNNYGRANAVIQHDWNPRTRVSLSGEVDTGAIEKSAKVGLAVALKP